Proteins found in one Miscanthus floridulus cultivar M001 chromosome 4, ASM1932011v1, whole genome shotgun sequence genomic segment:
- the LOC136552313 gene encoding ubiquitin-related modifier 1 homolog isoform X1 encodes MHLTLEFGGGLELLLENSTKVHKVEVTTPKDGQGKVAEVTTPKDGQGKVTMKLLLSWVKDNLIKERPEMFVKGDSVRPGVLVLINDCDWELCGGLDAELEEKDVVVFISTLHGG; translated from the exons ATGCATCTCACTCTCGAATTCGG GGGCGGGCTGGAGCTGCTCCTGGAGAACTCCACCAAGGTGCACAAGGTGGAGGTCACCACGCCCAAGGATGGCCAAGGCAAGGTGGCGGAGGTCACCACGCCCAAGGATGGCCAAGGCAAGGTGACGATGAAGTTGTTGCTCTCTTGGGTCAAGGACAATCTGATCAAGGAGCGCCCGGAGATGTTCGTCAAGGGCGATTCCGT GAGGCCTGGGGTTCTTGTCCTTAtaaatgactgtgattgggagcTGTGTGGTGGCCTTGATGCAGAGTTGGAAGAGAAGGATGTTGTGGTTTTCATCTCCACTTTGCATGGTGGTTAG
- the LOC136552313 gene encoding ubiquitin-related modifier 1 homolog isoform X2 produces the protein MHLTLEFGGGLELLLENSTKVHKVEVTTPKDGQGKVTMKLLLSWVKDNLIKERPEMFVKGDSVRPGVLVLINDCDWELCGGLDAELEEKDVVVFISTLHGG, from the exons ATGCATCTCACTCTCGAATTCGG GGGCGGGCTGGAGCTGCTCCTGGAGAACTCCACCAAGGTGCACAAGGTGGAG GTCACCACGCCCAAGGATGGCCAAGGCAAGGTGACGATGAAGTTGTTGCTCTCTTGGGTCAAGGACAATCTGATCAAGGAGCGCCCGGAGATGTTCGTCAAGGGCGATTCCGT GAGGCCTGGGGTTCTTGTCCTTAtaaatgactgtgattgggagcTGTGTGGTGGCCTTGATGCAGAGTTGGAAGAGAAGGATGTTGTGGTTTTCATCTCCACTTTGCATGGTGGTTAG